In Paenibacillus sp. BIC5C1, a genomic segment contains:
- a CDS encoding methylthioribulose 1-phosphate dehydratase, with protein MGFEKITLEHKRQVLEELADIKALFASRNWFPGTSGNLSMRVGDFDPEQFYFAVTASGKDKSLRTPEDFLFVDKHGKAIETTTLKPSAETLIHCEIYRLTGCGAVFHVHTVFNNLISEFFGADGHVPIQGIELIKAFNIWEENAEIRVPVLPNFADIPSIAELVPGVLDANVPGILLRNHGIYAWGKDAFEAKRHLEAFEFLFEVMYRQLLLKGATK; from the coding sequence ATGGGTTTTGAAAAGATTACATTGGAACATAAACGCCAGGTCCTCGAAGAGCTGGCTGATATCAAAGCGCTGTTTGCCAGCCGGAATTGGTTCCCTGGTACAAGTGGCAACCTGTCGATGCGTGTGGGCGACTTCGACCCGGAGCAATTCTATTTTGCAGTTACTGCATCAGGCAAAGACAAATCTCTCCGTACACCGGAAGACTTTCTGTTTGTGGACAAACATGGTAAGGCCATTGAGACCACAACCCTGAAACCGAGCGCTGAAACGTTGATTCACTGCGAAATCTATCGTTTAACCGGCTGCGGTGCCGTGTTCCATGTGCATACCGTATTTAACAACCTGATCAGTGAATTCTTTGGAGCAGATGGACACGTACCAATTCAAGGCATCGAATTGATCAAGGCTTTCAACATCTGGGAAGAAAATGCGGAGATTCGTGTACCGGTTCTGCCTAACTTTGCGGATATTCCATCTATCGCTGAATTGGTGCCAGGTGTACTTGATGCCAATGTACCAGGAATTTTGCTGCGTAACCACGGTATTTATGCCTGGGGCAAAGATGCTTTTGAAGCGAAACGTCATCTGGAAGCGTTCGAATTCCTGTTTGAAGTAATGTATCGTCAGCTGCTGCTGAAGGGTGCTACGAAATAG
- a CDS encoding IS110 family transposase, with the protein MEPVVGVDVAKGSSVVQAFRKRNEPYGKAVEIIHEKNGFERFSVMLDTLQAETGLAPVVVLEATGHYHRALVSYLERSGYTYYMVNPLQSKRAKGAQLRKVKTDALDAWHLAEMYYRGDVKPHRTWDETYTELQHLTRQHEFVTGIFVQAKLNSRALLEQVFPRYEGLFSNVFSVTSLTILARCLEEGTADWIEIIQGGTRKSRSQQWAIEKVGKLEEMLCDWKKTRRSPSQSQALLGMVTLLLTIIGQLEGLEKQMEEIAASLPEVELVKSIPGIGMKLAAAIVAELGDVKQFSDAKQLVAFAGLDPGIFSSGKFTATSTRITKRGSKRLRRSLYLAVQCGMRKNANARIHSYYEKKRNEGKPYKVVVIACANKLLHHIFAILQKGQPYQA; encoded by the coding sequence ATGGAACCTGTTGTCGGTGTGGATGTTGCCAAAGGTTCGAGTGTAGTTCAAGCGTTTAGGAAGAGAAATGAACCGTATGGCAAAGCAGTAGAGATTATACATGAAAAGAATGGATTCGAACGTTTCTCGGTCATGCTAGACACGCTTCAGGCCGAAACGGGCTTGGCGCCCGTGGTGGTTCTGGAAGCGACAGGGCATTACCATCGCGCATTGGTTTCGTACTTGGAACGAAGTGGCTACACCTACTATATGGTGAATCCGTTGCAGTCCAAACGAGCCAAGGGAGCCCAGCTACGCAAAGTCAAAACGGATGCACTGGATGCTTGGCATCTGGCAGAGATGTACTACCGTGGCGACGTGAAGCCGCACCGGACCTGGGATGAGACGTATACGGAGTTGCAACATTTGACACGGCAGCATGAATTCGTTACAGGAATCTTTGTGCAGGCAAAACTGAACAGTAGAGCCCTATTGGAGCAAGTGTTTCCGAGGTACGAAGGGTTATTTTCGAATGTGTTTTCGGTAACGTCATTGACGATACTAGCCCGTTGTTTAGAGGAAGGTACAGCGGATTGGATTGAAATTATTCAAGGAGGCACACGAAAATCTCGTTCCCAGCAGTGGGCGATTGAAAAAGTCGGAAAACTGGAGGAAATGCTGTGTGACTGGAAAAAAACTCGGCGTAGTCCGTCTCAAAGCCAGGCTCTTCTCGGGATGGTCACGTTATTGCTGACAATAATCGGGCAACTGGAGGGGCTCGAAAAGCAAATGGAGGAAATAGCGGCAAGCCTACCCGAAGTTGAACTTGTGAAAAGCATCCCGGGAATTGGAATGAAATTGGCGGCAGCTATTGTAGCTGAACTAGGTGATGTAAAACAGTTTAGTGATGCGAAGCAACTTGTGGCGTTTGCAGGCCTTGACCCAGGGATTTTCAGTTCAGGAAAGTTCACAGCGACCAGTACACGAATCACGAAACGAGGCTCTAAAAGGCTCAGACGATCGCTGTATTTAGCGGTGCAATGCGGAATGCGGAAGAATGCAAATGCAAGAATCCATTCGTACTACGAGAAAAAAAGAAACGAGGGCAAGCCCTACAAGGTGGTTGTGATCGCTTGCGCGAACAAGCTGTTGCATCACATTTTCGCCATCTTGCAGAAGGGGCAGCCCTACCAAGCGTAA
- a CDS encoding 2,3-diketo-5-methylthiopentyl-1-phosphate enolase: protein MNNMCTATYRLHDDRADFRKKAESIAIGMTVGSWTELPQAKREAMQKHLGEVISVEVHEAEGMAPGERYADITIGYPDVNFSRDIPALLVTVFGKISMDGRIKLTRLGFSDGFLSAFPGPKFGLNGVRDLLGVHDRPLLMSIFKSVIGLDADELKEQFIRQALGGVDLIKDDEILFENKLTPIEKRVEVCMKAAEQARKETGKKLLYAANLTGPTSRLKQQAERAIGAGANALLFNVLSYGYDVLHELSSDPDINVPIMAHPALAGALYPSPHYGISASVLLGQLMRLAGADLVLFPSPYGSVTMPKEENMAITEQLLSSELPVRTSMPVPSAGIHPGLVPLILRDFGTDVIVNAGGGIHGHPMGTEAGGRAFLQAIEAAQRSIPLAEYAVEHPELKSALDLWGGER, encoded by the coding sequence ATGAATAATATGTGCACAGCCACATATCGTCTGCATGATGATCGTGCAGACTTCCGCAAGAAGGCTGAGTCCATTGCTATCGGCATGACTGTTGGCAGTTGGACTGAATTGCCTCAGGCCAAGCGTGAGGCGATGCAGAAACATTTGGGCGAAGTCATCAGCGTTGAGGTGCATGAAGCTGAGGGCATGGCCCCAGGTGAGCGTTACGCCGATATTACCATCGGTTATCCGGATGTGAATTTCAGCCGTGACATTCCTGCCCTACTCGTGACGGTCTTTGGTAAAATCTCAATGGATGGACGTATCAAACTGACACGGCTTGGATTCTCGGATGGCTTCCTTAGCGCATTCCCTGGTCCTAAGTTTGGACTGAATGGTGTTCGTGATCTGCTAGGTGTACATGATCGTCCATTGTTAATGAGTATCTTTAAATCAGTTATTGGACTGGATGCTGACGAACTGAAGGAACAGTTTATTCGCCAAGCTCTTGGTGGAGTAGACTTGATTAAAGATGATGAAATTCTGTTTGAGAACAAACTGACTCCGATTGAGAAAAGAGTCGAGGTCTGCATGAAAGCCGCGGAACAGGCACGCAAGGAGACAGGTAAGAAACTTCTTTATGCCGCAAATTTAACTGGACCTACCTCACGCCTGAAGCAACAGGCTGAACGTGCCATAGGCGCAGGAGCAAATGCACTGTTGTTTAATGTCTTGTCTTATGGATATGACGTTCTGCACGAACTTAGCAGTGATCCGGACATCAATGTGCCAATCATGGCTCACCCTGCGCTTGCAGGTGCACTGTATCCTTCACCACACTATGGTATCTCAGCATCTGTCCTGCTGGGACAACTGATGCGACTTGCTGGAGCGGATCTGGTGCTCTTCCCTTCCCCTTACGGATCGGTTACGATGCCGAAGGAAGAGAATATGGCCATTACAGAACAATTGCTGTCATCTGAACTTCCAGTCAGAACCAGCATGCCTGTGCCTTCAGCAGGTATACATCCAGGGCTTGTACCGCTTATTCTGCGTGACTTCGGCACTGATGTCATCGTTAATGCTGGCGGAGGTATTCATGGACATCCCATGGGCACTGAGGCAGGCGGACGGGCATTCTTGCAGGCTATCGAGGCAGCCCAACGTTCCATTCCACTGGCAGAATATGCAGTCGAACATCCAGAACTGAAAAGTGCACTGGATCTGTGGGGTGGCGAACGATGA
- a CDS encoding DnaD domain-containing protein, with protein MEETGSKAWLNGAAYGMASGTAQLPYALLRNYHQLGLSDAEVLLLIQLFGFRQVEFNEFPTLEELATRMGLAPEGIARMLQRLMRDGYIHIDEHRDEERDIQYERYDLHGLHAKLAGCIADDMAVARKQQLDSNALHPDSNSVQKEEEERNMFSIFEKEFGRPLSPMECETISSWLDQDRYQEELILMALKEAVFAGKVHFRYIDRILLEWSRNRVKNVQDAKAYTQRFRNGGR; from the coding sequence ATGGAAGAGACCGGCTCCAAAGCCTGGTTGAATGGGGCGGCATACGGTATGGCATCAGGGACAGCGCAGCTCCCATATGCCTTATTGCGCAATTATCATCAGCTGGGGTTAAGTGACGCAGAGGTACTTCTGCTGATTCAATTATTTGGATTCCGGCAAGTTGAATTCAATGAGTTTCCAACGCTTGAAGAGCTTGCTACCCGTATGGGTCTTGCCCCTGAAGGTATCGCCAGAATGCTGCAACGTCTCATGAGAGACGGGTACATTCACATTGACGAGCATCGGGATGAAGAGCGTGACATTCAGTATGAACGTTATGATCTGCACGGATTACATGCCAAGCTGGCAGGATGTATAGCAGACGATATGGCCGTGGCCCGCAAGCAGCAGCTGGACAGTAATGCATTGCACCCCGATTCGAACAGTGTTCAAAAAGAAGAGGAAGAACGAAATATGTTCTCTATTTTTGAAAAAGAATTTGGCCGCCCGCTTTCCCCGATGGAATGCGAGACGATATCCAGCTGGCTGGATCAGGATCGCTATCAGGAGGAACTGATTCTCATGGCATTGAAGGAAGCGGTGTTTGCTGGCAAAGTCCATTTCCGCTATATCGATCGAATTCTGCTTGAATGGAGCCGTAACCGCGTGAAGAATGTGCAGGACGCCAAGGCATATACGCAGCGGTTTCGTAACGGAGGGCGTTAA
- a CDS encoding multi-tm2 domain protein, producing MQSDRNKLLAFLLNLIPGLGFLYWGRPARAVIYPLLFFGTAVGSFMLAILVSERELMIVGALGAIFFWCVSMLDMIIVLLRAPSPNDARYHGYGAHYCGPHQGVAYQGAYAGQEGHLGQMDMDQEGIHQHQGGEYGGPEGAYGQPMYRKGSESERFFTILLSFVPGLGHLHLGLLHRGLSFLIAFFGSFAMMVFVASITNESVFLMFLLILPVIWVYCMFDAVQHVHRKQAGEVLQDRTLFEELEMGRASGRRSKVLATLLSAFPGAGHLYLGLQKRGMQLMFLFLGSIYILDLLHLSVFLFMIPLIWFYSFFDGLQCSSRYGREPLTDQPIFKDWTRHQRLIGFGIAALGLYYLFIRLVIPQLNELFPDAFMTYEIRSYVNTVIVSLLLIFGGLKLLFGKQRGANTNSAVHRSDEGADSLFLFKDRDDRL from the coding sequence GTGCAATCAGATCGTAACAAATTACTTGCATTCTTATTAAACCTGATTCCGGGTCTGGGTTTTCTCTATTGGGGTCGCCCTGCCAGAGCGGTAATCTATCCATTACTCTTTTTTGGGACAGCTGTTGGTTCGTTTATGCTGGCCATTCTGGTGAGTGAAAGGGAATTAATGATTGTTGGAGCCCTGGGAGCCATATTCTTCTGGTGTGTCAGCATGTTGGATATGATTATCGTTCTGCTGCGTGCCCCATCGCCTAATGATGCCCGATACCATGGATATGGAGCACATTACTGTGGACCTCATCAGGGAGTGGCATATCAGGGAGCATACGCTGGTCAGGAAGGTCATTTGGGACAGATGGACATGGACCAGGAGGGAATACATCAGCATCAGGGTGGTGAGTATGGTGGCCCCGAAGGGGCTTACGGTCAACCCATGTATCGAAAAGGCAGTGAAAGCGAACGATTCTTCACGATTTTGCTTTCCTTTGTTCCAGGTCTGGGACATCTGCATCTCGGACTGTTACATCGCGGTTTATCATTCCTGATCGCGTTCTTTGGCTCATTTGCCATGATGGTTTTTGTAGCTTCCATTACGAATGAATCCGTATTTCTGATGTTCTTGCTCATTCTGCCTGTCATCTGGGTATACTGCATGTTTGATGCCGTCCAGCATGTGCATCGCAAGCAGGCCGGTGAGGTATTACAGGATCGTACGTTGTTCGAGGAGCTGGAGATGGGCAGGGCTTCTGGACGGCGCAGCAAAGTGCTGGCAACCTTGTTATCAGCCTTCCCGGGTGCGGGTCATCTGTATCTGGGACTGCAAAAAAGAGGCATGCAACTCATGTTCCTGTTTCTCGGCAGCATCTACATTCTGGACCTGCTTCATTTATCGGTGTTCCTGTTCATGATTCCGTTAATCTGGTTCTACAGCTTCTTTGACGGACTGCAGTGTTCAAGCCGGTATGGCCGCGAACCGTTGACCGATCAACCTATTTTCAAGGATTGGACTCGTCACCAGCGCCTGATTGGATTCGGAATTGCTGCTCTCGGACTGTACTATCTGTTTATCCGTCTGGTCATTCCACAGCTAAATGAGCTGTTTCCGGATGCATTTATGACGTACGAGATTCGTTCGTATGTGAACACCGTGATTGTCTCCTTGCTGCTCATTTTTGGCGGTCTGAAGTTATTGTTCGGCAAGCAGCGCGGGGCGAATACGAATAGTGCGGTTCATCGATCTGATGAGGGAGCAGACAGTCTCTTTTTATTCAAGGATCGGGATGATCGTCTTTAG
- the proC gene encoding pyrroline-5-carboxylate reductase, with protein MSQEQQTLLQQKITFHGAGAMAEAIVRGLISRLVVRPQDITMLNRSNQKRQEELSTRYAVHTGTAAQSLDHLAASPVIVLCMKPKDAAAALRELGPLLSSDQLIVSVIAGLSIRTMQSLLGRKQPIARTMPNTSSTIGLGATGLAFSEEITDEQRSTVMTMFEAVGIVTIVPEDKLEVLTGISGSGPAYVYYLMEAMIAAGIRGGLSSQQSRDLTVQTVLGASRMVQQTGLEPMKLRSDVTSPGGATQAALKTLDEGDFFENVIAAVNRCAERSREMGAALEGDLK; from the coding sequence ATGAGTCAAGAACAACAGACGTTATTACAACAGAAGATTACTTTTCACGGAGCAGGTGCGATGGCTGAAGCCATCGTGCGCGGATTAATTTCCCGCCTTGTCGTACGTCCGCAGGACATTACGATGCTGAACCGCAGCAACCAGAAACGTCAGGAGGAGCTCAGCACCCGTTATGCCGTACATACCGGAACTGCTGCACAATCGCTGGATCATCTCGCTGCTTCTCCAGTTATTGTACTCTGCATGAAACCGAAGGATGCTGCCGCAGCGCTGCGTGAACTTGGGCCTCTCCTGTCGTCGGATCAATTAATCGTTTCAGTTATTGCCGGATTATCGATCCGTACGATGCAATCCCTACTGGGACGCAAGCAACCGATCGCCCGCACCATGCCGAATACATCCAGTACAATCGGACTTGGCGCAACCGGACTTGCCTTTTCTGAAGAGATTACGGATGAACAACGCAGTACAGTCATGACGATGTTCGAAGCTGTTGGAATCGTGACCATCGTGCCTGAAGATAAACTCGAAGTGCTCACAGGTATTTCCGGAAGTGGTCCGGCTTATGTATACTATTTGATGGAGGCCATGATTGCCGCAGGTATTCGTGGCGGCTTGTCCAGCCAACAATCCCGCGATCTGACTGTTCAGACTGTCCTTGGTGCTTCACGCATGGTGCAGCAAACTGGCTTAGAGCCAATGAAACTCCGTAGTGATGTGACCTCCCCGGGAGGCGCAACTCAGGCGGCTCTAAAGACGCTGGACGAAGGAGATTTCTTTGAAAATGTAATCGCAGCCGTCAACCGCTGTGCAGAGCGCTCACGGGAGATGGGGGCTGCTTTGGAAGGAGATTTAAAATGA
- a CDS encoding 2-hydroxy-3-keto-5-methylthiopentenyl-1-phosphate phosphatase, which translates to MRSDKKTVIFCDFDGTITLSDNIVAIMKHFKPEGIEAIMKDTIEQRISLREGVGAMFALLHSSQKDEIVEFVLGQAGIREGFSEFLAYVRNEGIEFNVTSGGMDFFIEPLLAPFDIPQDHVYCNGADFTDEFIRIEWPNPCQPPCENGCGMCKTTVIRTFPEEQYNRILIGDSLTDFEGAKIADLVYSRSILTDKCIELGVDHVPFTTFYDIMEDMKQKQTQGVL; encoded by the coding sequence ATGAGAAGTGATAAAAAAACAGTTATTTTCTGTGATTTTGATGGCACGATCACCCTTTCGGACAATATCGTAGCGATTATGAAACATTTTAAACCTGAAGGCATTGAAGCGATTATGAAAGACACGATTGAACAGCGAATTTCGCTTCGTGAAGGTGTGGGAGCAATGTTCGCTCTGTTGCATTCTTCGCAGAAAGATGAGATTGTGGAATTTGTACTGGGACAGGCAGGCATCCGAGAAGGGTTCAGCGAATTTCTTGCATACGTTCGGAACGAGGGCATTGAATTTAATGTCACCAGCGGCGGAATGGACTTTTTTATCGAGCCTTTGCTCGCTCCATTCGATATTCCACAGGATCACGTTTATTGCAATGGGGCGGATTTCACAGATGAATTCATACGTATTGAATGGCCTAATCCATGTCAGCCTCCTTGTGAGAATGGCTGCGGCATGTGTAAAACGACGGTTATTCGTACATTCCCGGAAGAACAATATAATCGTATCCTCATTGGAGACAGTCTAACGGATTTTGAAGGTGCCAAAATTGCTGATCTTGTCTACTCCCGTTCTATCCTGACAGATAAGTGTATAGAGCTGGGTGTGGATCATGTCCCATTCACAACCTTCTACGATATTATGGAAGATATGAAACAGAAGCAAACACAAGGAGTGCTGTAA
- the asnS gene encoding asparagine--tRNA ligase translates to MSTDCVIRNVSEHVGETVKIGAWINNKRSSGKIQFLQLRDGTGYIQGVVVKSEVSEDIWNAAKSLTQESSLYVTGIIREEPRSASGYEMTVTGVDIIHLTENYPITPKEHGVDFLMDHRHLWLRSTKQRAIMVIRAEIIRAVQQFFDGNGFTQVDPPILTPSSAEGTTNLFHIKYFDEDAYLTQSGQLYMEAAAMALGKVYSFGPTFRAEKSKTRRHLIEFWMIEPEMAFVDHEESLRVQEKFIAHVVQTVLKNCRAELESIGRDVSKLENIVAPFPRITYDEAIEFLNGQGFDIPWGEDFGAPHETAIAEKYNTPVFITHYPAGIKAFYMKPDPNRPEVVLCADMIAPEGYGEIIGGSQRIDDPELMQQRFDEHQLSEEAYQWYLDLRKYGSVPHSGFGLGLERTVAWICGLDHVRETIAFPRMLYRLYP, encoded by the coding sequence ATGAGTACGGATTGTGTAATTCGTAATGTGAGTGAGCATGTGGGCGAGACGGTTAAGATCGGCGCCTGGATTAACAACAAACGTTCCAGCGGCAAAATTCAATTTTTGCAACTGCGTGATGGAACCGGATATATTCAAGGAGTAGTGGTCAAGAGTGAAGTCAGCGAAGATATCTGGAATGCTGCCAAGAGCTTGACTCAGGAAAGTTCATTGTATGTAACGGGTATTATCCGCGAAGAACCACGTAGTGCGTCCGGTTATGAGATGACGGTTACTGGTGTGGACATTATCCATCTGACTGAGAACTATCCAATTACTCCGAAAGAACACGGAGTAGATTTCCTGATGGATCATCGCCATCTGTGGCTGCGTTCAACGAAACAACGTGCGATTATGGTTATTCGTGCAGAGATCATTCGCGCTGTTCAGCAGTTCTTTGATGGTAACGGATTCACACAGGTTGATCCTCCAATTCTTACACCTTCATCTGCTGAAGGAACGACGAATCTGTTCCACATCAAGTACTTTGATGAAGATGCTTATCTGACGCAAAGTGGACAGCTCTATATGGAAGCAGCAGCGATGGCGCTAGGCAAAGTGTACTCTTTCGGTCCTACATTCCGTGCTGAGAAATCCAAAACTCGTCGTCACCTGATTGAGTTCTGGATGATTGAGCCGGAAATGGCGTTTGTGGATCATGAGGAAAGCCTGCGCGTGCAAGAGAAGTTTATTGCTCACGTGGTTCAAACGGTTCTGAAAAACTGCCGTGCTGAACTGGAGTCCATCGGACGTGATGTATCCAAGCTTGAAAACATTGTAGCTCCATTCCCGCGCATTACGTATGATGAAGCGATTGAGTTCCTGAATGGACAAGGCTTCGATATTCCTTGGGGAGAAGACTTCGGTGCTCCGCATGAAACGGCAATTGCCGAGAAGTACAATACACCTGTCTTTATCACACATTATCCGGCTGGAATCAAGGCATTCTACATGAAACCTGATCCAAATCGTCCTGAAGTGGTCCTCTGTGCAGACATGATTGCACCGGAAGGATACGGAGAGATTATTGGCGGTTCTCAGCGTATTGATGATCCGGAACTGATGCAGCAGCGCTTTGATGAGCATCAATTGTCGGAAGAGGCATATCAGTGGTATCTGGACTTGCGTAAATACGGATCGGTTCCTCACTCCGGCTTCGGTCTGGGATTGGAGCGGACGGTAGCATGGATCTGTGGATTGGATCATGTACGTGAGACAATTGCATTCCCTCGGATGCTCTATCGTCTGTATCCTTAA
- a CDS encoding glutamate-5-semialdehyde dehydrogenase produces the protein MSEVREKASKAQAVVTQLNRLSTEQKNNALLVMADALIAQLDSIIAANADDLERGRQQGTPESMLDRLALNKERIAGIAEGLRQIVELQDPVGEVLETFTRPNGLHVEKLRVPIGLIGIIYEARPNVTVDAAGLCLKTGNAVLLRGGSSALSSNRKIVEVLHQALATTDMPADALQLVEDADRSSVDEMLKLNGLLDVIIPRGGASLIRNVVANATVPVIETGAGICHTYVDESADPVMAAEIAINAKAQRPSVCNSMETLLLHAVYAEEHLPTLAEQLREANVQLKGCDTVRRLVPSALPVTEEDYATEYNDYILNIRVVQNLDEAMEHIARYGTKHSECIVTKDTSNAERFLHDVDAAAVYHNASTRFTDGFEFGYGAEIGISTQKLHARGPMGLPALTSTKYRITGNGQIRQ, from the coding sequence ATGAGTGAAGTCAGGGAAAAAGCGAGCAAGGCCCAAGCCGTGGTTACGCAGCTGAATCGACTGAGCACAGAACAAAAAAATAACGCCCTGCTGGTCATGGCGGACGCATTGATTGCCCAGTTGGATTCCATTATTGCAGCAAACGCTGACGATCTGGAACGTGGCAGACAGCAAGGCACGCCAGAATCGATGCTGGATCGCCTCGCTTTAAATAAGGAACGTATCGCTGGTATCGCTGAAGGACTGCGTCAGATCGTGGAGTTGCAAGACCCTGTAGGCGAAGTGCTGGAAACTTTCACTCGTCCGAACGGATTGCATGTTGAAAAATTGAGAGTGCCCATCGGTCTAATCGGCATCATCTACGAGGCACGTCCAAATGTTACAGTAGATGCAGCCGGACTATGCCTCAAAACAGGTAACGCTGTACTACTGCGAGGCGGCTCCTCTGCCCTCTCCTCCAATCGTAAAATTGTGGAGGTACTTCATCAGGCATTGGCAACAACAGATATGCCAGCTGATGCATTGCAGCTTGTTGAGGATGCAGACCGTTCCTCCGTGGACGAAATGCTTAAGTTAAATGGACTCCTCGATGTCATCATCCCACGTGGCGGAGCTTCACTGATCCGCAATGTAGTAGCCAATGCAACAGTGCCTGTGATCGAAACCGGCGCAGGAATCTGTCATACTTATGTGGATGAATCTGCCGATCCGGTCATGGCAGCGGAGATTGCTATTAATGCCAAGGCACAGCGTCCATCCGTGTGCAACTCCATGGAAACCCTGTTGCTGCACGCCGTTTACGCCGAGGAACATCTCCCGACACTGGCTGAACAACTCCGTGAGGCGAACGTCCAGTTGAAGGGGTGTGACACGGTCCGCCGTCTCGTTCCCTCTGCCCTTCCTGTGACGGAAGAAGATTATGCAACAGAGTACAATGATTATATTTTAAATATTCGTGTAGTTCAGAACCTGGATGAAGCGATGGAGCATATCGCACGTTATGGTACAAAGCATTCAGAGTGTATCGTCACCAAGGATACGAGTAATGCAGAACGTTTTTTACATGATGTAGATGCAGCCGCTGTATACCATAATGCTTCCACACGTTTCACAGACGGATTTGAATTCGGTTATGGAGCCGAAATAGGGATCAGTACTCAGAAGCTGCATGCTCGTGGACCTATGGGGCTGCCTGCATTAACGTCAACCAAATACCGTATCACTGGAAATGGACAAATCCGGCAATAA
- a CDS encoding RNA polymerase sigma factor, with the protein MRLLIDKYSQHVYHVAYSVLRNDQEAQDAAQEAFIQMVKSLPDYRSEGFKTWLTRIAFHKAIDAKRKLGRRSAEDLGGEEKIMNMPGREEDILVRLVREERQEKLRERINQLPAQHRDIITAYYLSEKNYEQIARDAQVAVKTVESRLYRARQWIRNHWKEDEWREE; encoded by the coding sequence ATGCGTTTGTTGATTGATAAGTACAGCCAGCATGTATACCATGTGGCCTACTCCGTATTACGGAACGATCAGGAAGCACAGGATGCAGCGCAGGAGGCGTTCATACAAATGGTTAAATCTCTCCCCGATTACCGATCCGAAGGTTTCAAAACGTGGTTAACCCGAATTGCTTTTCACAAAGCAATTGATGCCAAACGCAAGCTGGGCAGACGAAGCGCTGAGGATCTGGGCGGAGAAGAAAAAATAATGAACATGCCCGGTCGTGAAGAAGACATACTTGTCCGCCTCGTGCGTGAAGAACGTCAGGAAAAGTTACGCGAGCGAATCAACCAGCTGCCTGCCCAGCACAGGGACATTATTACTGCGTATTACTTAAGCGAGAAAAATTATGAGCAGATTGCCCGTGATGCACAGGTGGCCGTAAAAACTGTGGAGTCCCGTCTGTATCGTGCCCGGCAGTGGATTCGAAATCATTGGAAGGAGGATGAGTGGCGTGAGGAATAA